From one Culex quinquefasciatus strain JHB chromosome 3, VPISU_Cqui_1.0_pri_paternal, whole genome shotgun sequence genomic stretch:
- the LOC6047076 gene encoding uncharacterized protein LOC6047076, producing MTSRMDNLDLLTDDELRLRLMQYGFQNLPITSNTRKLLIKKLRNHMESEKGKLRRETSYATRYSSGEESDGGVERRGSGRRATTSATVNSRMTMPPPPARPVVSNSSSSKRTSAISSSSSPINNNNNVNSYSSTNNNNNHNKSLSPGSSRSSVYISPVIINDSEEEDYLRPTAGRVFGTSTPSSASALFRRTTAGGAYSSTPQARNTANAGHTPPASSSFGNHKSYLRHNNGAEALNESTNSNGSASSETSASSSPFVSEYTKRLLQLRGETVSHESYNSAISSAIAAASSPGSSGGGSNLNLNHSGAPISGNHFRSRYSVFPRYASDGVGSGGGGTSSGINENDIVTHAVPSPDPPQIPLRAALGNLFAKLDEHYGFKQTFIPCALLCLFVAFLVFVAFMYMTISTDIASTLGTIDTKYDLCEGPAQDRGRCVVQSDIEPALELLKRVGTELKARVEHSKCVDTSVTSYWMSADEVIRLAKEHEPSLLVPQAVKHLHTMEYLIGQNPQWRINHCDQDGNEIGFDEVLRRRAAKTNYFAILKPKLPFTCMLYNKFHTFFVIVGVLGLVGIIAYLVNYFLKFVLYVKQKRKDQVNALISEIIQAVSQAAASAGGSESSDEGGLVVVNHLRDRLIAPDNRKKMEWAWLEALQFLEQHESRIQFEVGNRGGEDFKMMRWTDSAPLPTSTRSVPGGAKKWQSPAFDNTNKIPDPPTPCLKIRQMFDKYEVNDPNLRTIVQDAILEKVGARCKIYDIQLDRSTCCVYVRCATSQDAGIVHDEINGWWFDNRLVSIKFLRLERYLSRFPRALAGPACLKPSNRHNSSMPAAGPGANPLEREDDEDVEAEEDELDQELEC from the coding sequence aTACTCATCCGGCGAAGAATCCGACGGTGGCGTAGAACGACGCGGTTCCGGACGGCGAGCTACCACGTCTGCCACAGTGAACTCTAGAATGACGATGCCACCGCCACCGGCCAGACCGGTcgtcagcaacagcagcagctccAAGCGTACCTCAGCCATAtcaagcagcagcagtccaatcaacaacaacaacaatgtaaACAGCTACAGcagcaccaacaacaacaacaaccacaacAAGTCGCTTTCGCCGGGCTCGAGCAGAAGTTCCGTGTACATTTCGCCGGTCATTATCAACGACAGCGAGGAGGAGGATTACCTGCGACCGACGGCCGGACGAGTGTTTGGCACGTCCACCCCGTCGTCAGCCAGCGCGCTGTTCCGCCGCACGACAGCCGGCGGCGCCTACTCGTCAACGCCCCAAGCCCGGAACACGGCAAACGCCGGCCACACGCCGCCCGCTTCAAGCAGCTTCGGCAACCACAAATCGTACCTTCGACACAACAACGGAGCGGAAGCGCTCAACGAATCGACCAACTCGAACGGCAGCGCCTCGTCCGAAACGAGCGCGTCGTCGTCGCCCTTTGTGAGCGAGTACACTAAGCGGTTGCTGCAGCTGCGCGGCGAGACCGTGTCCCACGAGAGCTACAACAGCGCCATCAGCAGTGCCATCGCGGCGGCAAGTTCCCCTGGAAGTTCCGGGGGCGGCAGCAATCTCAACCTGAACCACAGCGGAGCGCCGATCAGTGGGAATCACTTTCGCAGTCGGTACAGCGTGTTTCCGAGGTATGCGAGCGATGGGGTTGGTTCCGGCGGTGGGGGAACCTCGAGTGGCATCAACGAGAACGATATTGTGACGCATGCCGTGCCGAGTCCGGATCCGCCGCAGATTCCGTTGCGAGCGGCGCTAGGGAATTTGTTTGCGAAGCTGGACGAGCACTACGGCTTCAAGCAGACGTTCATCCCGTGCGCGCTGCTGTGTCTGTTTGTCGCGTTTCTGGTGTTTGTGGCGTTCATGTACATGACGATAAGTACGGACATTGCGAGCACGCTCGGGACGATTGACACCAAGTACGACCTTTGTGAAGGACCGGCCCAAGATCGGGGTCGTTGCGTGGTTCAGTCGGACATTGAACCCGCGCTGGAGCTGTTGAAACGGGTGGGAACTGAGTTGAAGGCACGGGTGGAGCACAGCAAGTGTGTCGACACAAGCGTGACCAGCTACTGGATGAGTGCGGACGAAGTGATTCGGCTGGCCAAGGAGCACGAGCCGAGCCTGCTAGTTCCGCAGGCGGTGAAGCACCTGCACACGATGGAGTATCTGATTGGACAAAATCCTCAGTGGAGGATTAATCACTGCGACCAGGACGGGAACGAGATTGGGTTCGACGAAGTGCTGAGAAGGCGGGCGGCCAAGACCAACTATTTCGCGATCTTGAAGCCTAAACTCCCTTTCACCTGCATGCTCTACAACAAGTTCCACACCTTCTTCGTGATTGTTGGCGTGCTTGGGCTGGTCGGGATCATCGCGTACCTGGTCAACTACTTCCTCAAGTTTGTGCTGTACGTGAAGCAGAAGCGAAAGGATCAGGTGAACGCGTTGATCAGTGAAATCATTCAAGCGGTCAGCCAAGCTGCGGCCTCCGCCGGCGGAAGTGAATCATCCGATGAGGGCGGTCTCGTCGTCGTGAACCATCTCCGGGATCGTCTGATCGCCCCGGACAACCGCAAGAAGATGGAGTGGGCCTGGCTGGAGGCGTTGCAATTCCTCGAACAGCACGAGAGCCGAATCCAGTTCGAAGTCGGCAATCGCGGCGGCGAAGACTTCAAGATGATGCGCTGGACCGACTCGGCCCCCCTCCCGACCTCCACGCGGTCCGTCCCCGGCGGTGCCAAAAAGTGGCAAAGTCCTGCCTTTGACAATACCAACAAAATCCCCGACCCACCAACGCCCTGCCTCAAGATCCGCCAGATGTTCGACAAGTACGAGGTGAACGACCCGAACCTCCGTACCATCGTCCAGGACGCCATCCTGGAGAAGGTCGGCGCGCGGTGCAAAATCTACGACATCCAGCTGGACCGGAGCACGTGCTGCGTGTACGTGCGCTGCGCCACCTCCCAGGACGCCGGAATCGTCCACGACGAAATCAACGGCTGGTGGTTCGACAACCGGCTCGTCTCGATCAAATTCCTCCGGCTGGAGCGCTACCTGTCGCGGTTCCCGCGCGCCCTCGCCGGGCCCGCCTGTCTCAAGCCGTCGAATCGTCACAACAGCTCAATGCCGGCGGCAGGACCCGGAGCCAATCCGCTGGAACGGGAAGACGACGAGGACGTCGAGGCCGAAGAGGACGAGCTGGACCAGGAGCTGGAGTGCTAA